The segment AGTATAATACTCTTTGAAGCTAGGCATAGTAGTAAATATACTAAGCGATACAAAAATTATAGGAATTATTGATAAAAGCGTATGAAAGCTAAGCGAAGCCGCAAAGTGAAATAGCTGCTTGTCGCTTAGCTCTTTTGAGATAACTCTAATGATATTTTTGATATCCAAGATTAAAGCCCCATTTTAAATGGATTTAAGATATTATTTGGGTCAAATGCTCTTTTAATAGATCTAAATAGCTCCATCTCGCCATCGCTAAAAGCTAAGCTCATAAATGGTGCTTTAGATATCCCAATGCCGTGTTCGCCACTTAGCGTTCCGCCAAGCTCGATTGTGGCTTTGAAAATTTCTGTGATTGCTTGATGGCCACGCTCGATGGCTTGCGGGTCTGATTTATCTACCATAACATTTGTATGGACATTGCCATCGCCAGTGTGGCCAAAGCAAGGTGTAGTAACATTATATTTAGCTGAAATTTGAGATATCTTATCTAAAAGCTCTGGTAGCTTAGAGCGTGGGACGGTGATATCTTCGTTTAATTTCAAGCTACCATACATTGTGATAGCTTGAGAGCAGTTGCGTCTAGCAAACCATATATCAGCGCTCTCTTGATCATCTTTTGCTACTTTAAAATCTATAGCGCCATTTTGGATAAAACAGTTTTTAATGATCTCTAAATCTTTATTGATTACATCTAAATTTGGCCCATCCACATCGCTAATCAATATCGCACCCGCATCGACTGGTAAGCCTTTATTAAATTTTTGCTCAACAGCTTTGATGCTTAAAGAGTCTAAAAACTCCATCGCCACAGGGGTTACACCAGCGGCCATTGTCTTATATACGGCATTCATAGCTGAATTCACACTAGGAAATACCCCCATAGCGGTCTTTTTGAA is part of the Campylobacter lanienae NCTC 13004 genome and harbors:
- a CDS encoding FAD-linked oxidase C-terminal domain-containing protein, whose protein sequence is MDTKHIKYFENLIGQDNAKFDKAHQIAYCYDATKKRYEPDGVLFPRDENDVSEILKYCNENKIIIVPRGAGSGFTGGALASGGGVVLSFEKHMNKILEIDMQNMVAVVQPGVINMDLQKAALEVGLFYPPDPASENYSSIGGNVSENAGGMRAAKYGITKDYVMALRAVLPNGEIIRAGKKTIKDVAGYNIAGILIASEGSLAVITEITLKLIAKPKFKKTAMGVFPSVNSAMNAVYKTMAAGVTPVAMEFLDSLSIKAVEQKFNKGLPVDAGAILISDVDGPNLDVINKDLEIIKNCFIQNGAIDFKVAKDDQESADIWFARRNCSQAITMYGSLKLNEDITVPRSKLPELLDKISQISAKYNVTTPCFGHTGDGNVHTNVMVDKSDPQAIERGHQAITEIFKATIELGGTLSGEHGIGISKAPFMSLAFSDGEMELFRSIKRAFDPNNILNPFKMGL